A region of Natribaculum luteum DNA encodes the following proteins:
- a CDS encoding cupin domain-containing protein yields the protein MVEIDYSALPKQKAYRINVDEAPIIDESGDMDEEDEGAAAIRTPVLTNDNIITWTTGQPGDVIPWHTHSPEMYQILINTEGRCVWHYKDNEGNKQSIEGGPGDLIYLPAGAENKVEVVGDGPHTHIGVLRRPRVPRIEQLVGQTEGVYDHREFPAAFVYDDMNDKVVRMDENAVSE from the coding sequence ATGGTCGAGATAGACTACTCTGCGCTGCCGAAACAGAAGGCGTACCGTATCAACGTCGACGAAGCACCGATAATCGACGAGTCGGGCGACATGGACGAGGAGGACGAAGGTGCAGCCGCGATCCGGACACCGGTCCTCACGAACGACAACATCATCACGTGGACGACCGGTCAACCCGGCGACGTCATCCCGTGGCACACGCACAGCCCGGAGATGTACCAGATCCTGATCAACACCGAAGGGCGCTGCGTCTGGCACTACAAGGACAACGAAGGGAACAAACAGTCCATCGAGGGTGGACCCGGCGACCTCATCTATCTTCCTGCGGGCGCCGAGAACAAGGTCGAAGTGGTCGGTGACGGGCCACACACCCATATCGGCGTGCTCCGCCGGCCGCGGGTGCCGCGGATCGAGCAACTCGTCGGGCAGACCGAAGGGGTATACGACCACCGCGAGTTCCCCGCGGCGTTCGTCTACGACGACATGAACGACAAGGTCGTCCGCATGGACGAAAACGCCGTCTCCGAGTAA
- a CDS encoding TatD family hydrolase, giving the protein MSTTMPWIDVHQHTQSLTWNEREAFDISGCRATVMIGASYYWSPYRPVSAEDVRFLWDDAIRRAARFDDAHFYEQYVAIGIHTWSRVTDPESALAHLPDYCDLDAVVAVGEIGIDSSQHTHQWDLDEQRAVVREQFSIADEAGLPVIVHTPGGKDTVSDQYTDYYEELDADFPAAHFEPETAKRAALGIDLELVDDVGIPEERVLIDHADETIVADVLETTDCYLGFSIGSPWFRGVNADLVATVIEEYGSERILVDTDMLGAMKHDPYTMKRLILDLRRLGVSRADIRNVVYENPRDLLDL; this is encoded by the coding sequence TTGAGTACGACAATGCCCTGGATCGACGTCCACCAGCACACGCAGTCACTCACCTGGAACGAGCGAGAGGCGTTCGACATCAGTGGGTGTCGTGCGACGGTGATGATCGGCGCAAGTTACTATTGGTCGCCGTACCGTCCCGTCTCTGCCGAGGACGTCCGATTCCTCTGGGACGACGCGATCCGCCGGGCGGCCCGGTTCGACGACGCGCACTTCTACGAGCAGTACGTCGCGATCGGTATCCACACCTGGTCGAGAGTCACCGACCCGGAGTCGGCGCTCGCTCACCTCCCTGATTACTGTGATCTCGACGCCGTCGTCGCCGTCGGCGAGATCGGGATCGACTCCTCCCAGCACACCCACCAGTGGGACCTGGACGAACAGCGCGCGGTCGTCAGAGAGCAGTTCAGCATCGCCGACGAGGCCGGACTCCCCGTCATCGTTCACACGCCGGGTGGGAAAGACACCGTTAGCGATCAGTACACAGACTACTACGAGGAACTCGACGCGGACTTCCCGGCGGCGCACTTCGAGCCCGAGACCGCAAAGCGCGCGGCGCTCGGGATCGACCTCGAACTCGTCGACGATGTCGGCATCCCCGAAGAGCGCGTGCTCATCGACCACGCCGACGAGACGATCGTTGCGGACGTCCTCGAAACGACCGACTGTTATCTCGGATTCAGCATCGGCTCCCCCTGGTTCAGAGGTGTCAACGCCGACCTCGTCGCCACCGTCATCGAGGAGTACGGCTCCGAGCGGATTCTCGTCGACACCGACATGCTCGGGGCGATGAAACACGACCCCTACACGATGAAGCGCCTCATTCTGGACCTTCGGCGGCTTGGAGTCTCTCGTGCCGACATCCGGAACGTCGTCTACGAGAATCCCCGGGACCTGCTCGATCTCTGA
- a CDS encoding thiamine pyrophosphate-binding protein, whose amino-acid sequence MSDVIEQLVSDLEKMGIEYAFGFPGGRVIEFIEELSSSEITFIRARDEREASFMAEAYGRVHGKPAVLTGQGPWIGSTGAQGAMEAHFGSSPLLIITDASERGDYAPLSPYQQSRGDYGGMSLPKIFDSFTKEWWYANSGPDAIRCTQLAYKHATAGRPGPTAVILDGSAVSADLPEDSIPQLWDPASQTRNWRSRPLEEDLDAAVSALETADRPVIIAGNGVHASGAHEELAAVAEAYDCVVTTSFLGKSTIAETHDLAGGVIGAFGQEGANQLVSDADVLLVVGCRLNPNDVNWGAPSFIRPEEQTIIHADIDSRNAGWVYPADVGLIGDAAESLRELVARGERTDDGASKRATEAKASFEPDADNAEELVPTTAIKALESVVGEETYVCSDAGNNRMWLFNYFASTSPRTFFGPGGLGVMGWSSPAAVALALTTENDVVSVSGDGGFAMTMTAVETAVELDVAPTFLVLNDASLGSVRDFETHRGSIHGVRFDRIEYAETVESFGANGVSITEPSALEPALEDALASDVATVLDVRIEGEHDVFGDDGLQSSFYRTMSGGLHE is encoded by the coding sequence ATGAGCGACGTTATCGAGCAGCTCGTATCGGACCTCGAGAAAATGGGGATCGAGTACGCGTTCGGATTCCCCGGCGGGCGAGTCATCGAGTTCATCGAGGAGCTTTCCTCCTCCGAGATCACATTCATTCGGGCGCGAGACGAGCGCGAGGCGAGTTTCATGGCGGAGGCGTACGGACGCGTCCACGGAAAGCCGGCTGTCCTGACTGGCCAGGGGCCGTGGATCGGTTCGACCGGTGCCCAGGGAGCGATGGAGGCGCACTTCGGCTCCTCGCCACTCCTGATAATCACGGATGCGTCGGAGCGCGGTGACTACGCGCCGCTGTCCCCCTACCAGCAGTCGCGGGGTGACTACGGCGGGATGTCCCTGCCAAAGATCTTCGATTCGTTCACAAAGGAGTGGTGGTACGCGAACTCCGGGCCCGACGCGATCCGGTGTACCCAGCTCGCGTACAAACACGCGACCGCCGGGCGCCCGGGGCCAACGGCGGTGATACTCGACGGCTCCGCCGTGAGCGCCGATCTGCCGGAGGATTCGATTCCGCAGCTGTGGGACCCGGCAAGTCAAACGCGGAACTGGCGGTCGCGCCCGCTCGAGGAAGACCTCGACGCCGCCGTGTCGGCGCTCGAAACCGCCGATCGACCAGTCATTATCGCGGGCAACGGCGTGCACGCGAGCGGTGCACATGAGGAGCTTGCGGCCGTCGCAGAGGCTTACGACTGCGTCGTGACGACGTCGTTTCTCGGGAAGTCGACCATCGCGGAGACGCACGACCTTGCCGGCGGCGTCATTGGTGCATTCGGCCAGGAGGGGGCGAACCAGCTCGTCAGCGATGCGGACGTACTCTTGGTCGTCGGTTGTCGCCTGAACCCCAACGACGTCAACTGGGGTGCGCCTTCGTTCATCCGCCCGGAGGAGCAGACGATCATCCACGCGGACATCGACTCCCGGAATGCGGGGTGGGTCTACCCTGCCGACGTCGGGCTGATCGGGGACGCTGCCGAGTCCCTTCGCGAGCTCGTTGCCCGGGGAGAACGGACAGATGACGGCGCCAGCAAGCGTGCGACGGAGGCAAAGGCGTCGTTCGAACCGGACGCTGACAACGCGGAAGAACTCGTCCCGACGACCGCAATCAAAGCCCTCGAATCGGTCGTCGGCGAGGAAACGTACGTCTGCTCCGACGCCGGTAACAACCGGATGTGGCTGTTCAACTACTTCGCGTCGACGTCGCCGCGGACCTTCTTCGGCCCGGGTGGACTCGGCGTCATGGGCTGGTCCTCGCCGGCGGCGGTTGCGCTGGCGTTGACCACTGAAAACGACGTCGTGAGCGTTTCCGGTGACGGCGGGTTCGCGATGACGATGACCGCCGTCGAGACCGCTGTCGAACTGGACGTCGCGCCGACGTTCCTCGTGCTCAACGACGCGTCGCTAGGCTCGGTTCGTGACTTCGAGACCCACCGGGGCAGCATTCACGGCGTCCGGTTCGACCGGATCGAGTACGCCGAGACTGTCGAGTCCTTCGGCGCGAACGGCGTCTCGATCACGGAGCCGTCCGCTCTCGAACCGGCGCTGGAAGACGCCCTGGCTAGCGACGTTGCGACCGTGCTGGACGTCCGCATCGAGGGCGAGCACGACGTCTTCGGCGACGACGGACTGCAGTCCTCCTTCTACCGGACGATGAGTGGCGGCCTCCACGAGTGA
- a CDS encoding ABC transporter substrate-binding protein has protein sequence MVQQATDRRSLLKYGGLVGSVMIAGCLGGDDDDTGGGQETFYYTSEATLETLDPRDITQTTGHAWKFLAYNSLLKVAWDAEEEQEFITGDLAEDWEWLEEDDETLVQFQIRDGIEFQNGDTVNAQLLADEVNYWLDPDTESAQGQQTFIAGGLERASVDNDMTLNFHLEDTWAPLEEYVAYYMPLANPNVREEVGPDSFGTEGHPGGSGPYEIVEWSEGDQLVLERYDNYHEEGLPNFERVEVDILPEASTRSARLETGELHLDPFINAATLVDFENNDDVVTDTRASPMFLFSALNHTVEPLGDSRVRRALRKAVDAEALIQTAYEGFGTPTSTVGRPGSWYYYEDIDQRNRYDPEDAQQLLEEAGYGDGFELTMHAATLETYETMAQVVQTMWSEIGVDLSLQSSEYSAMYGDIAEGNFTSNIGEYRNDDDPDNMAWQSIHENGRWANFSMAWEEQDPESYNAYIESMIEGRSVADPEQRRENYREAYEIFAEEMPMLVFGVVDSMMAYRAELDNVWHHPRAQNPGEALREISWQG, from the coding sequence ATGGTACAACAGGCAACGGATCGGCGGTCGCTGCTCAAGTACGGTGGACTTGTCGGATCAGTCATGATTGCCGGCTGTCTCGGTGGCGACGACGACGACACCGGAGGCGGTCAAGAGACGTTCTACTACACCTCCGAGGCGACGCTCGAGACGCTCGATCCCCGAGATATCACCCAGACGACGGGACACGCCTGGAAGTTCCTGGCGTACAATTCACTCCTGAAAGTCGCGTGGGACGCCGAGGAAGAGCAGGAGTTCATCACGGGCGACCTCGCGGAGGACTGGGAGTGGCTCGAAGAGGACGATGAGACGCTCGTCCAGTTCCAGATCCGCGACGGGATCGAGTTCCAGAATGGGGACACCGTGAATGCGCAACTCCTCGCAGACGAGGTCAACTACTGGCTTGACCCCGACACCGAGTCAGCTCAGGGTCAGCAGACGTTCATCGCCGGCGGCCTGGAGCGCGCGTCGGTCGACAACGACATGACGTTGAACTTCCATCTCGAGGACACCTGGGCGCCGCTCGAGGAGTATGTCGCGTACTACATGCCGCTCGCGAACCCCAACGTGCGGGAGGAAGTCGGCCCCGACAGCTTCGGAACGGAGGGGCACCCCGGCGGCAGTGGACCGTACGAGATCGTCGAATGGAGCGAAGGCGACCAGCTGGTCCTCGAACGGTACGACAACTACCACGAGGAGGGGCTTCCCAACTTCGAGCGCGTCGAGGTTGATATCCTCCCCGAGGCGAGTACGCGGTCGGCCCGCCTCGAGACCGGTGAGCTTCACCTCGACCCGTTCATCAACGCGGCGACGCTGGTCGACTTCGAGAACAACGACGATGTCGTGACCGACACCCGCGCGTCGCCGATGTTCCTGTTCTCGGCGCTGAACCACACCGTCGAGCCGCTGGGCGACAGCCGCGTGCGGCGTGCCCTCCGGAAGGCCGTCGACGCAGAAGCGCTCATTCAGACGGCATACGAAGGATTCGGGACGCCGACGTCGACCGTCGGGCGACCGGGTTCGTGGTATTACTACGAGGATATCGACCAGAGGAACCGCTACGACCCGGAGGACGCCCAGCAGCTCCTCGAAGAGGCCGGCTACGGCGACGGGTTCGAGCTCACGATGCACGCCGCGACGCTCGAAACCTACGAGACGATGGCCCAGGTCGTTCAAACGATGTGGAGCGAAATCGGCGTCGATCTCTCGCTGCAGAGCAGCGAGTACTCCGCCATGTACGGTGACATCGCGGAGGGGAACTTCACCTCGAACATCGGCGAGTACCGCAACGACGACGACCCGGACAACATGGCCTGGCAGTCGATTCACGAGAACGGTCGGTGGGCCAACTTCAGCATGGCCTGGGAGGAACAGGATCCAGAGTCGTACAACGCCTACATCGAGAGCATGATCGAGGGCCGGTCCGTCGCCGACCCCGAGCAACGCCGCGAGAACTACCGCGAGGCGTACGAAATCTTCGCCGAGGAGATGCCGATGCTGGTGTTCGGCGTCGTCGACAGCATGATGGCCTACCGCGCGGAACTCGACAACGTCTGGCATCACCCGCGCGCCCAGAACCCCGGCGAGGCCCTCCGGGAAATCAGCTGGCAGGGATAG
- a CDS encoding ornithine cyclodeaminase family protein codes for MAPTEATPLFLAGDDIAEFLDPERCIEATTDAFEDRGRGGDAAPRLSLRRDDPVGKLDSYFALLPREGVMGGYVYAAGFTSGGPWFLTPLFDAESGKPLALIDGAAMNPPKTAAAGAVGIDALAREDAATLALFGSGGQAAAQLRAAAHVRELDAVNVYSPTPENRTAFASEFDEALDAAVEAVDSPAAALDAADIVITATHSPEPVFDGELLEPGTHVTAMGQYSPYSRELDAETIARARYVPDLRARAFQDAGSFLAAKDAGIVTDAHVHAELGEVVAGKVPGRTDSEQITVFDSGGTGIETVAVANMLYQHAEEAGAGQQLSFDPLTY; via the coding sequence ATGGCTCCAACTGAAGCGACGCCACTGTTTCTCGCGGGAGACGACATCGCCGAGTTTCTCGACCCCGAACGCTGCATCGAGGCCACGACCGACGCGTTTGAGGACAGGGGTAGGGGCGGCGACGCGGCACCCCGGCTCTCGCTCCGGCGGGACGACCCCGTCGGGAAGCTGGATAGCTACTTCGCGCTCCTCCCGCGGGAGGGCGTGATGGGGGGGTACGTGTACGCCGCTGGGTTCACCTCTGGCGGTCCCTGGTTTCTCACCCCGCTGTTCGACGCCGAGAGCGGAAAGCCACTCGCGCTGATCGACGGCGCGGCGATGAATCCGCCCAAGACTGCCGCTGCCGGCGCGGTCGGCATCGACGCGCTCGCCCGCGAAGACGCGGCCACGCTCGCGCTGTTCGGCTCCGGCGGGCAGGCGGCCGCACAGCTGAGGGCTGCCGCGCACGTCCGGGAACTCGACGCGGTAAACGTGTACTCGCCGACGCCCGAGAACCGCACTGCGTTCGCGTCGGAGTTCGACGAGGCGCTGGACGCCGCTGTCGAGGCCGTCGACTCGCCCGCGGCGGCGCTGGACGCGGCCGACATCGTCATCACCGCGACGCATTCGCCCGAGCCCGTCTTCGACGGGGAGCTGCTGGAACCGGGGACCCATGTTACCGCGATGGGCCAGTACTCGCCGTACAGTCGGGAACTCGACGCCGAGACCATCGCTCGCGCACGGTACGTGCCCGACCTACGCGCCCGGGCGTTCCAAGACGCCGGCTCGTTTCTCGCCGCAAAGGACGCAGGCATCGTCACCGACGCGCACGTCCACGCAGAACTGGGCGAGGTCGTCGCCGGGAAGGTCCCAGGCAGGACAGACTCCGAGCAGATCACCGTCTTCGACAGCGGCGGAACGGGTATCGAGACTGTCGCCGTCGCGAACATGTTGTACCAGCACGCTGAGGAGGCCGGAGCGGGTCAGCAGCTCTCGTTCGACCCGCTCACCTACTGA
- a CDS encoding quinone oxidoreductase family protein has protein sequence MDAVRYYEFGDESEMTLETVERPEPGDGEVLVEIEAIGVNPVDAKLREGALPQKQSLPQTMGTDLAGRVVRVDQDVDAFDPDDRVYGTGFGWNDPGTYAEFAAVPADRLAEIPDGVTFADAAAASLVGATAWQALVDQGDITVGDTCLIHGGTGGVGHIAVQLAVAAGCRVVATARAGEPIDTVERLGAVGVDYRSDNLAEDLQDALDGQIADVILETHAHANLAADVHVAGRGSTVAIIGTGDPVVLSPTEALDAMLNRVDLRFSSIMSSPEIHQQALSRLAKLLNTGDVNPIIAETYPLEDAGAALVHAQTANNVGKVVIDV, from the coding sequence ATGGACGCGGTCAGGTACTACGAGTTCGGAGACGAATCGGAGATGACGCTCGAAACCGTCGAGCGGCCGGAACCCGGCGATGGCGAGGTGCTGGTCGAGATCGAAGCGATCGGGGTGAACCCGGTCGACGCGAAACTCCGCGAGGGGGCGTTACCGCAGAAACAGTCCTTGCCACAGACGATGGGGACCGACCTGGCTGGGCGCGTCGTCCGCGTCGACCAGGACGTCGACGCGTTCGATCCCGACGACAGGGTGTACGGCACGGGGTTCGGCTGGAACGACCCCGGGACGTACGCCGAATTCGCGGCCGTCCCAGCTGACCGGTTGGCGGAGATTCCGGATGGAGTCACGTTTGCCGACGCGGCGGCGGCATCACTCGTCGGTGCGACTGCTTGGCAGGCGCTCGTCGACCAGGGCGACATCACCGTCGGGGACACCTGTCTGATTCACGGAGGGACCGGCGGCGTCGGACACATCGCCGTCCAGCTCGCGGTTGCCGCAGGCTGTCGCGTGGTCGCGACGGCCAGAGCCGGGGAGCCGATCGACACCGTCGAGCGACTTGGTGCCGTCGGCGTCGACTACCGATCCGACAACCTGGCCGAAGACCTTCAGGACGCGCTCGACGGACAGATCGCCGACGTCATTCTGGAGACGCACGCACACGCAAACCTGGCTGCAGACGTCCACGTCGCCGGACGCGGAAGCACGGTCGCCATCATCGGAACTGGTGACCCCGTCGTGCTGTCGCCAACGGAGGCGCTCGACGCGATGCTCAACCGCGTCGATCTTCGCTTCTCGTCGATCATGTCCTCACCCGAGATCCACCAGCAGGCGCTTTCCCGCCTCGCGAAGCTTCTGAACACTGGCGACGTGAATCCGATCATCGCGGAAACGTACCCGCTCGAGGATGCGGGGGCCGCGCTCGTTCACGCACAGACCGCAAACAACGTCGGAAAAGTCGTCATCGATGTATAG
- a CDS encoding iron-containing alcohol dehydrogenase family protein has protein sequence MLVPKEFEYAYGPSTVRYGAGCVDTIADVLARAGVEQALVVTGTTVGKTPAVIDPVVKGAGDRLAGIFAETTPEKSIDTVLAGVEQMTELDADGLVAIGGGSSMDVARAMSVVAAEDGEPQSFHARVGADGAVKFPALDEPKPPVFAVPTTYSGAELTSAAGVNYPGTDGSVREGPIYDPKVVPQALFYDPELLATTPARIRTASAMNGMDHGIEMLYSRHANPLTDAVAIHGLRILDDALPQLVDANHETLGAAAVGVYLASYGLIDPVANANKYNVIHAFGHIISRQYPIQQGAVHAVVAPHVLRHLLSRDVIDVRPIARAFGATGATDPAAAVVERVEAIRDALNLPVSLEPIEGLERDAIPEVANAITQDVGLQNGPAGFQPTAADFVEILEAAW, from the coding sequence ATGCTTGTTCCCAAAGAGTTCGAGTACGCGTACGGCCCGAGCACCGTTCGGTACGGCGCCGGTTGCGTCGATACTATCGCGGACGTTCTCGCTCGGGCGGGCGTCGAGCAGGCGCTAGTCGTCACTGGGACGACGGTCGGGAAGACGCCCGCGGTGATCGATCCCGTCGTCAAAGGCGCCGGCGACCGTCTCGCGGGCATCTTCGCGGAGACGACGCCGGAGAAGTCGATCGACACCGTGTTAGCGGGGGTCGAGCAAATGACGGAACTGGATGCCGACGGGCTCGTCGCAATAGGCGGCGGCAGCAGCATGGACGTGGCACGGGCGATGAGCGTCGTCGCTGCCGAAGATGGCGAGCCACAGTCCTTTCACGCGCGCGTCGGTGCGGACGGGGCGGTCAAGTTTCCCGCACTCGACGAACCGAAACCCCCGGTGTTCGCGGTCCCGACGACGTACTCAGGTGCCGAACTGACCAGCGCCGCGGGCGTAAATTATCCCGGGACCGACGGATCCGTCCGGGAGGGACCGATCTACGACCCGAAGGTCGTTCCCCAGGCGCTGTTTTACGATCCAGAGCTGCTCGCGACGACCCCGGCTCGCATCCGCACCGCCTCGGCAATGAATGGGATGGACCACGGGATCGAGATGCTGTACTCCAGGCACGCGAACCCGCTCACTGATGCCGTCGCGATTCACGGGCTGCGCATTCTCGACGACGCACTGCCGCAACTCGTCGACGCCAACCACGAAACCCTGGGAGCGGCCGCCGTCGGCGTGTACCTGGCATCCTACGGACTGATCGACCCGGTCGCAAACGCCAACAAGTATAATGTCATCCACGCATTCGGTCACATCATCTCGCGACAGTACCCGATCCAGCAGGGCGCCGTCCACGCGGTCGTCGCCCCTCACGTCCTCCGGCACCTTCTTTCGCGCGACGTCATCGATGTGCGACCAATCGCTAGAGCGTTCGGCGCTACCGGCGCTACAGATCCGGCCGCTGCCGTCGTCGAGCGCGTCGAGGCTATCCGCGATGCGCTTAATCTGCCCGTTAGCCTCGAACCTATCGAAGGGCTCGAACGGGACGCCATCCCCGAAGTCGCGAACGCGATCACGCAGGACGTCGGGCTGCAGAACGGTCCGGCCGGGTTTCAGCCGACGGCTGCCGACTTCGTCGAGATTCTCGAAGCGGCGTGGTGA
- a CDS encoding IclR family transcriptional regulator — protein sequence MPNERRTVKSDERLFEILTAVREHDGIRITEIANEVDLANSSVHSHLLTLEQAGYVRKTHDGYHLGLKFLEYGTEAQRQQELYAFGRDVINELATETGEKTWGVVEENGQAVYVYGAQGDRSIKTYTSIGHQTHLHHLAAGKAILSQLPADRVEEIIDSERLPQYTQYTITDPADLKAELEEVRERGVAFNLEESVEGLHAIGASVQGENRIHGAISVSGPAHRLSEERLQTELKQKVLGAANELEINIRAHPDKGPLFESDQR from the coding sequence ATGCCAAACGAACGACGAACGGTAAAATCGGACGAAAGGCTGTTCGAGATCTTGACGGCGGTCCGTGAGCACGACGGTATTCGCATCACCGAAATTGCGAACGAGGTTGACCTCGCCAACAGTTCGGTCCACTCGCACCTGCTCACGCTAGAACAGGCCGGGTACGTGCGCAAGACGCACGATGGATATCACCTCGGATTGAAGTTCCTCGAGTACGGGACGGAGGCACAGCGACAGCAGGAACTGTACGCTTTCGGGAGAGATGTGATTAACGAGTTAGCGACTGAGACGGGCGAAAAAACGTGGGGCGTCGTCGAAGAGAACGGACAGGCAGTGTACGTGTACGGCGCCCAGGGGGACCGATCGATCAAAACCTACACGAGCATCGGTCACCAGACACATCTCCATCATCTCGCTGCAGGCAAGGCGATCCTTTCACAGTTGCCAGCCGATCGGGTTGAGGAGATCATCGACTCCGAGAGGCTTCCCCAGTACACACAGTACACGATCACCGACCCGGCCGACCTCAAAGCGGAACTCGAGGAGGTGCGGGAGCGCGGCGTCGCATTCAACCTGGAGGAGTCAGTCGAGGGTCTGCACGCCATCGGTGCGTCCGTTCAGGGTGAGAACAGGATACACGGGGCGATCAGCGTCTCCGGGCCGGCACACCGGCTTTCCGAAGAACGCCTCCAGACGGAGCTGAAACAGAAGGTCCTCGGAGCGGCGAACGAACTCGAGATCAACATTCGCGCACACCCCGACAAGGGTCCCCTGTTCGAAAGTGACCAGCGGTGA
- a CDS encoding cupin domain-containing protein, with product MVSEKDYSVLPEQQAYKVKAEDCPVIGEPGSISEEENSQEIRETVITNDFHVTFTTGEPGDIIPWHTHMPSLYQVLVTLEGECIWHYKDNEGDEQSIRAGPGDVVYLPGGAENKVEVVGDESHTHMGVYPKVPIPRVEQLVGDAENTYDPWELSDSHVGLRIDTDNDEVRHMDEDAVSTE from the coding sequence ATGGTCAGCGAGAAAGACTATAGCGTCCTCCCGGAGCAGCAGGCTTACAAGGTAAAAGCGGAGGACTGCCCGGTGATCGGCGAGCCGGGATCGATCTCGGAGGAGGAGAACAGCCAGGAGATACGGGAAACCGTCATCACGAACGATTTCCACGTCACCTTTACGACCGGTGAGCCGGGAGACATCATTCCGTGGCATACGCACATGCCGAGCCTCTATCAGGTGCTGGTCACGCTCGAAGGGGAGTGTATCTGGCATTACAAGGACAACGAGGGCGACGAGCAGTCGATCAGAGCGGGGCCGGGTGACGTCGTGTACCTTCCAGGCGGCGCGGAGAATAAGGTCGAAGTCGTCGGTGACGAATCCCACACGCACATGGGCGTCTATCCGAAAGTGCCGATCCCACGCGTGGAACAGCTCGTGGGGGACGCCGAGAACACGTACGATCCCTGGGAACTATCCGACTCCCACGTCGGACTGCGGATCGATACAGACAACGACGAGGTCCGTCACATGGACGAGGATGCCGTCTCAACCGAGTGA